cctaacacattTCCCGGTCGCtcaacaaaaagaaatataagaCTCAAAATTAATAAAATAGTATACAACTTGTAATTACAAATAACAGTGTTTTAAAAATCTGCTCCTACCAAAGGGATAAACTCAACATCTGTTTCGCTAAACTTTGCAAACCAAAACGTCTGTTGAAGACAACCACTGTTGAAAGAAAGTCTGTTAAACCAAACAACCTCAGCTCATGAGCCAAACAAACTCTGCTGATGAACGAAAAGGTCTGTTAAGACAAAgactgctgaagcaaaggtctgCTAAAGAGAACCTCTGCTGATTAAGCCAAATGTATGATGAACCTAAGTTCTGCAGTGGACCAACAGATATTGCACAATTCAACAGAAAATCTATAACATAAGTTCTTTAACAGATGATGATCAATAGCTCATAAGGTCTGTTGAAGCAAAGTCTATCAACAGATGCAAATGTAACTTAGATCCTAACAGTTCTTAGGTCTTTAACAGATGTTAGCACGCTATAACAGTGCTTTGCCTCTAACAGATCCGACCCTAACAGTTTTTCCACTAACCAATTGATTAAATTTTCATTCATTAATCTAACAATAATATACAACCCTACTACTTGTCCAGTCCATCAATATCACCAAAAATGTATATAATGTATAATAACAATATTATATAACAAACAAAACGTTAAATTTACTTGATATTCAAAGCGTAGACATTACATACCATATTCATCATTGTAGCCCTTACAAACCAAACTTTTAACCACAGTTTGTTAAAACAACAGTTAACAGACATAGATAAAAACCACAAGGTTTCTTCAAAAATAAGTGGTTTCTACTTATCTCTCATAAGAATTGTTTTTTCATAAGCATCTAATTGTTAACCTTAGACAACTTCTTCCGGGTTCTTCTCACATTAGTGGATAGCTCACCAACGTTGACAACATCAGCATCTTGAGCCATCCGCTTTCCATTGGGACTTGATCCATaatcctttttcaacttcaacggCTGAAGAGTCGGCCGTAACAGAGACAGCATCCTTGCAACAGATCACAAAACAACTATTgatctcatttaataaaataatgaacTCTTTTTAAACATACTAAACATACTTTAAAAATAAATACTCACCCTTTAAGTTCGTTCACCAGACACCTAGGAAGATTCTGAAAGGTTAACATCTTTCACCTCAGCTACCTCTTGAGTAACCTAAAGAATCATAATATATGATATCATATAAAAAGTGCAGAATCCAGTctttaaaactcaaaagaaaaataaattgaTTGAAAAAGTAATTTTATATGCTACCTCATCGGTATTTTCATCACCATTACCATCTCCACCAACCAACTCAACAGTTATTACTCGATCATCACATGTTTTTTGCACagtataaacacgatattcattTTTAAGATTGAACTCTGAAACATCAATCTTAAAAGCAGCCTTCTTATTAACTAATCGAAATATCTCATGAGGAAAACATCCAGTATCATTGGCCTTAACCTGCCTCTCTCTTATGTCACTCGCCGCTAATCCAAGAAGCTTCTGAACATCTCTATCAAACATAACAAAAGAAACACTACCACTACACTCTCATCCTGCACCTGGACTTGCACCTTGAACCTGAAATATACACAAATGACTAAGTAAACTACAAAACTATATTCAAATATCAGTCTTAGATtgttacttatataaatataacgtTAAATAATCATCATTGCTTACTTTGTGGTGATCGATGTACATTCACTATGACATTTGGGACAAACCAAAGAAGTCGCATGCAATCGAACAATAtcatctgaaacattttcaacaTTCTGCAAGTATTCAGTTTTACCCATCACCTTCTTGAAACACTTACGACAGGCAGCATAAAACCAACCATACTCTTCTTGCACAATCTTAATTATCGCAACCACAACACAAGACATTTCCTGTAGAAACAATATATGAACTTGTAATCACGGGTTTGACAAACATGCAGGTGAAAAACCAAACAACTAACCAAACTATATAAAAAGATGTGAAACCTTTTCTATCTCACTAatctcatcaacatgtttcttcacACCATCAGTTACAAATTCTTTATGCAACGGAAAAACACTCTGAGACGATACTATTGTTTGAGAAGTAGAACCACTCCCTTGTCTAAACTTCAGTATAAGCCTTTTGAATACAACAAGTGATTAGAATTAGTATACAAATAACATGAAACCAAGTATTTGACTTGAACATCTATATACAATAGAAATTACATTGACAAATTACCTCCTCCTTAGCTCATTAACTTCATCAATTTCTTCACTCAGAAAAATTCGTGTTGCAAACTTATCACTTTGAACAGTATATTCACCTACATGCAAAAGTATATAGATATTTAATGTATACCTGTCTTTATATTACTAGAAATAAACAGTATAGTTATGATTTGCAGAAAGTAACAAAAATACATTTCCATTCCTTACACTTTCCATGTTGTATAACAGCCATCACATGCTCATGAGGTGGGATTTTAGAAATGAAGTCCTTAATCTACAGAGCATAATCATTCCACACAGTAGACCGCAAAACCTTACCCCTACATGAAAAGAATATTCATATGACGATATACTAAAGACTAATTTATGACCATTTCTTTACAAATCTCTAATATCAAAACCAAATTGAATGAATAAAAACACAAAATCAAAGGAAAATTATGACATTTATTAAAGTAGCAAATGAGCCATAAATTAACTAACGTATTCACTAAGAAAAAAACTGTTGATCTCATTTATTACCATGATTCAGCATTAGATACAAACACTATAGATCTCATTTATTAGCATTACCATGATCCCACATTAAATACTAATAttcttcatcttatttattaACATCATTAAATACAAACAATGATCAGTACATGACTGCACATGTAAACAACAACTTACTCCAAGTCTTCAATATCGGAATTGATCTTCTTAGTCTCCTTTGGATGTC
The Helianthus annuus cultivar XRQ/B chromosome 6, HanXRQr2.0-SUNRISE, whole genome shotgun sequence genome window above contains:
- the LOC118479553 gene encoding uncharacterized protein LOC118479553, whose amino-acid sequence is MSISVDSNNLSFVNDLNPGKDMWNMKARIIQKWNQDYKMDLMFIDEKGAKIQAGIKSHLIPVFDGQLQEDVIVILSEFGVGVEYGFNFRAYEDILQGEALNALSVGSMLLDLWFVVEILKSLIDIQRRLRRSIPILKTWKICKEMIKDFISKIPPHEHVMAVIQHGKCKEWKCEYTVQSDKFATRIFLSEEIDEVNELRRRLILKFRQGSGSTSQTIVSSQSVFPLHKEFVTDGVKKHVDEISEIEKEMSCVVVAIIKIVQEEYGWFYAACRKCFKKVMGKTEYLQNVENVSDDIVRLHATSLVCPKCHSECSRDVQKLLGLAASDIRERQVKANDTGCFPHEIFRLVNKKAAFKIDVSEFNLKNEYRVYTVQKTCDDRVITVELVGGDGNGDENTDEVTQEVAEVKDVNLSESS